One genomic region from Flagellimonas oceani encodes:
- a CDS encoding carboxymuconolactone decarboxylase family protein, whose amino-acid sequence MSTINVPKREEVSTANQAIFDNLEKMVGFVPNLFATYAHSENALGNYLALSNAKTSLKAKEKEVVNLAVSQVNNCIYCLSAHTAIGKMNGFTDEQILELRAGKASFDGKLDALARLAKNITENRGVTDQQILDDFFAAGWTKENLIDTIVLVGDKTISNYIHSTTKVPVDFPEAQPLEAVGA is encoded by the coding sequence ATGAGCACAATCAATGTACCCAAAAGAGAAGAAGTAAGCACGGCCAATCAGGCTATTTTTGACAATCTTGAAAAAATGGTGGGATTTGTTCCCAACCTTTTTGCCACCTATGCCCACTCCGAAAATGCGCTGGGCAATTATTTGGCCCTTTCCAACGCCAAAACCTCATTGAAGGCCAAGGAGAAAGAAGTGGTGAATTTGGCCGTAAGCCAAGTGAACAACTGTATTTATTGTTTGTCCGCCCATACGGCAATTGGTAAAATGAACGGTTTTACCGATGAGCAAATCCTGGAGTTGAGAGCGGGAAAAGCTTCTTTTGATGGCAAACTGGATGCTTTGGCACGATTGGCCAAAAACATTACCGAAAACCGAGGCGTTACAGATCAGCAAATTCTTGATGACTTTTTTGCAGCTGGTTGGACCAAGGAAAACTTGATAGACACCATAGTTTTGGTAGGTGATAAAACCATATCAAACTACATTCACAGCACAACAAAGGTCCCTGTGGATTTTCCAGAGGCACAACCTTTGGAAGCTGTTGGAGCTTAA
- a CDS encoding helix-turn-helix domain-containing protein, translating into MRHEYKDSRLGAILGFTDDIKNEGERFSATSKTIKFLWNRNDCPLTIQIDGMDLELLSNQIITVTYLQHVSYSKVKLPLTAILFNREFYCISDHDSEVSCNGILFFGTQDIPIITIPKEHLNKFNLLHDIFIEEFSTPDNIQGDMLQMLLKRLIIMSTRLAKEQLMVKALGNDQIETIRKFNVLVDLNFKTKRKVSDYAELLHKSPKTLSNLFAIYNQKSPQQIILERIALEAKRLINFTDKQNQEIAYDLGFNDPAHFSRFFKKMTRMTPSEYRENLHLVA; encoded by the coding sequence ATGAGACACGAATACAAAGATTCCAGGTTGGGGGCCATTTTGGGGTTTACGGATGATATCAAAAACGAAGGAGAACGATTCTCCGCAACCTCAAAGACCATTAAATTTTTATGGAACCGTAACGATTGTCCCTTAACCATTCAAATAGATGGAATGGACCTGGAACTATTGTCAAATCAAATAATTACCGTTACTTATTTACAACATGTTTCATATTCCAAGGTAAAATTGCCCCTTACGGCCATTCTTTTCAATAGGGAGTTTTATTGCATATCCGATCACGACAGTGAAGTTTCCTGCAACGGGATTTTGTTTTTTGGAACACAGGACATCCCCATCATCACCATTCCAAAGGAACATTTGAACAAGTTTAATCTTTTGCACGACATTTTCATTGAGGAGTTTTCCACACCCGACAATATTCAGGGAGATATGCTTCAAATGCTCCTAAAAAGATTGATCATTATGAGCACTCGATTGGCAAAAGAACAGCTCATGGTCAAAGCATTGGGGAACGATCAAATTGAAACCATCCGAAAATTCAATGTTTTGGTGGACCTCAACTTCAAGACGAAGCGAAAGGTGAGCGATTATGCCGAATTGTTGCACAAATCCCCAAAGACGCTATCCAATCTTTTTGCCATTTACAACCAAAAATCACCACAACAGATCATTCTGGAACGAATTGCCTTGGAGGCAAAACGACTCATTAATTTTACCGATAAACAAAATCAGGAAATAGCCTATGACCTTGGCTTTAACGACCCTGCACATTTTAGTCGTTTTTTTAAGAAAATGACCCGAATGACCCCGTCGGAGTACCGAGAAAACCTTCATTTGGTGGCCTAA